A single genomic interval of Oscillatoria sp. FACHB-1407 harbors:
- a CDS encoding SRPBCC family protein, producing MTAQQVFEQSIQINASATAVERCLTDLELMHRWLNPALRCEPIGEWSTDLGSKSRFVIRVPLLEPSLKSVVVAREPGLIVWEFNGFFKGRDRWECQPNQTGTTLLNRFEFTIPSPIVRYGFNTVAASWTQQDMRSQLQRLKRVAEEVYRKTEKG from the coding sequence ATGACCGCTCAACAAGTTTTTGAACAATCCATTCAGATCAACGCCAGCGCGACTGCCGTTGAGCGATGTTTAACGGATTTGGAGTTGATGCATCGCTGGCTCAACCCTGCTCTGCGATGTGAACCTATTGGCGAGTGGAGCACTGACCTGGGTAGCAAAAGTCGGTTTGTGATTCGGGTTCCGCTGTTGGAGCCCTCACTTAAAAGTGTCGTAGTTGCCCGTGAACCGGGACTGATCGTATGGGAGTTTAACGGCTTTTTTAAGGGGCGCGATCGCTGGGAGTGTCAGCCCAACCAGACTGGAACCACTCTGCTGAACCGCTTTGAATTCACGATTCCCAGTCCCATCGTCCGCTATGGGTTCAACACCGTTGCTGCCTCCTGGACACAGCAAGACATGCGATCGCAACTACAACGTCTCAAGCGAGTTGCCGAAGAGGTGTATCGAAAAACGGAGAAGGGGTGA
- a CDS encoding MarR family winged helix-turn-helix transcriptional regulator: protein MKSKQSKESEKESEVGVAKAAAREAFIPVMRELVRAYQAYAVYSQTHIRELGLTPAQFDVIATLGNTDGMTMGEVADKTLVTKGTLTGIIDRLEQKNLVRREVPEGNRRCFMLILTPEGEQVFEEVFPTHIAHLKERFEQLTPDEMQQLQSLLKKLRGLFE from the coding sequence GTGAAATCAAAACAATCCAAAGAGTCAGAAAAAGAATCAGAGGTTGGAGTCGCCAAAGCTGCTGCGCGGGAGGCGTTTATACCAGTGATGCGAGAATTAGTCAGAGCTTATCAGGCATACGCGGTCTACTCCCAAACCCACATTCGAGAACTGGGCTTAACTCCGGCTCAATTTGACGTGATCGCCACTCTGGGCAACACAGACGGCATGACCATGGGAGAAGTCGCCGACAAGACGCTGGTGACCAAGGGCACCCTCACGGGGATTATCGATCGCCTGGAGCAAAAGAATCTGGTACGGCGTGAAGTCCCCGAAGGCAACCGTCGCTGCTTTATGCTGATTCTCACGCCAGAGGGGGAGCAGGTGTTTGAGGAGGTCTTCCCGACGCATATCGCCCATCTCAAGGAGCGATTTGAGCAACTAACCCCCGATGAGATGCAGCAGTTGCAGTCCCTCTTGAAGAAATTGAGAGGCTTATTTGAATAG
- a CDS encoding ParA family protein, translating to MITAIANQKGGVAKTTSTIALAGLLAHQGSSCLAVDLDPQGNLTTGLGVEVSEGQLTTYEVFTEQALVLDAVVETRYDISLLPTDISLAKVEKELINQEGRFYTLRQQLETVKDKFEYILIDCPPSMGLLTINALAAADSLLVPVQCQFFALKGLEAVLQTIQTVKEKLNPDLKVLGVLPTMAEKNTVITQDILKTLRNQLDGIKVFDPVPKSVKFAESNLAGEPIHVYAGEWRLVQPYREVIREILLLEEAMEEEEED from the coding sequence ATGATTACTGCGATCGCCAATCAAAAAGGTGGAGTTGCCAAAACAACCTCTACTATCGCCCTAGCCGGACTACTGGCACACCAAGGAAGTTCCTGTCTTGCCGTTGACCTGGACCCCCAGGGCAACTTAACCACCGGGCTGGGAGTAGAAGTCTCAGAGGGGCAACTGACCACCTACGAGGTCTTTACTGAGCAGGCTTTGGTCTTAGATGCAGTCGTAGAGACGCGATATGACATTAGCCTTCTACCTACTGACATTTCCCTGGCAAAGGTCGAAAAGGAATTAATTAACCAGGAGGGTCGATTTTATACACTACGGCAACAACTGGAAACGGTTAAGGACAAGTTTGAATACATTCTCATTGATTGTCCCCCCAGCATGGGGCTTTTGACCATCAACGCGCTGGCAGCAGCAGATAGCCTACTTGTACCCGTGCAATGCCAGTTTTTTGCCCTCAAGGGATTGGAGGCTGTGCTGCAAACGATTCAGACCGTCAAAGAAAAGCTCAATCCCGATCTAAAGGTTTTAGGCGTTCTGCCGACCATGGCAGAGAAAAATACTGTGATTACCCAAGACATCCTCAAAACCTTGAGAAATCAACTGGATGGCATCAAAGTCTTTGATCCCGTGCCAAAATCGGTGAAATTTGCCGAGTCAAACCTGGCAGGCGAACCGATTCACGTCTATGCCGGGGAGTGGCGTTTGGTACAACCCTATCGCGAAGTCATCCGCGAGATCCTCCTACTTGAGGAAGCAATGGAGGAAGAAGAGGAAGATTGA
- a CDS encoding 3-deoxy-7-phosphoheptulonate synthase, whose protein sequence is MRRTSDLHVVETRPLLAPATLHAELPITEKAAALVGETRDRIRNILSGEDQRLLVIVGPCSIHDVNAAFEYGEKLIKLRQELEDDLEIVMRVYFEKPRTTLGWKGLINDPHLDGSYDINAGLRLARKLLLDLANLGLPSATELLDPITPQYIADVISWTAIGARTTESQTHREMASGLSMPVGFKNGTDGSLHTAVNAMLTASQPHRFLGINLDGLASIVSTTGNPDGHIVLRGGKHGPNFDAAHVEQAANELARHSLNARMMVDCSHGNSGGDHTRQPIALQEIAAQVANGSRHVMGVMLESHLVAGKQPFPKDASQLVYGQSITDACVDFPTTVDLLRELASSIKGRSLQPA, encoded by the coding sequence ATGCGTAGAACCAGTGATCTGCACGTTGTTGAAACTCGCCCTTTGCTTGCTCCAGCCACTCTCCATGCAGAATTGCCCATAACCGAAAAAGCCGCTGCCCTCGTCGGAGAAACGCGCGATCGCATCCGTAATATTCTCAGCGGTGAAGATCAGCGACTGCTTGTGATTGTCGGTCCCTGTTCGATTCACGATGTCAATGCTGCCTTTGAATATGGTGAGAAGCTGATTAAACTACGGCAGGAACTTGAAGACGATCTGGAAATCGTGATGCGGGTTTATTTTGAGAAACCCCGGACGACCTTGGGCTGGAAAGGGTTAATCAACGATCCCCATCTAGATGGCAGCTACGACATCAATGCTGGCTTGCGGTTGGCGCGGAAGTTGTTGCTCGACCTGGCAAATTTGGGCTTGCCCTCTGCGACGGAATTGCTGGATCCCATCACGCCCCAATACATCGCCGATGTGATCTCCTGGACGGCAATTGGTGCTCGCACAACCGAAAGCCAAACTCACCGCGAAATGGCATCTGGTTTGTCGATGCCTGTGGGCTTCAAAAATGGCACCGATGGCAGCTTACACACGGCGGTGAACGCGATGCTGACCGCCAGCCAACCCCACCGTTTTCTGGGGATCAACCTGGATGGACTTGCCAGCATTGTCAGCACAACGGGCAATCCGGATGGGCATATCGTGCTGCGAGGTGGCAAACATGGACCCAATTTTGATGCGGCGCATGTCGAGCAGGCGGCAAATGAGCTAGCCCGTCATAGCCTCAACGCCCGGATGATGGTTGATTGTAGCCACGGTAACTCTGGTGGCGATCACACCCGTCAACCGATCGCCCTGCAAGAGATCGCGGCTCAGGTCGCCAATGGCTCACGTCACGTCATGGGGGTCATGCTCGAAAGTCACCTGGTGGCGGGCAAACAGCCCTTTCCCAAGGATGCCAGTCAGCTTGTGTACGGACAGAGCATCACCGACGCCTGTGTAGACTTCCCCACGACCGTTGACCTGCTGCGGGAACTGGCAAGCTCAATTAAGGGGCGATCGCTCCAACCAGCCTAA
- a CDS encoding ABC transporter ATP-binding protein encodes MVRAERSRSDFCQERAERDQSCLKISPEVTKNWANCNGCLQRSLQDLGHFGRKIELSPGRIRWVECCRAIAMRGFAPVVAPDHKASQQIPTLRRLLSYLRPHRKEIPIALSMVAIGAATQSVGPFLIGWSIDHLISAGNLRGLLLMMGFLTVIYISGIQAIRQQIIRVGAIVQRVLAQLRQDIFVKVQSLPISFFDRSEAGDLMSRLLNDVSVINQAFGQTVAQMLGNLFSLVGIIIAMLLIHLQLGLLSNLIVPVMIFTTGLFARWARARFRVTRETIGELSTKIEEDIGSVREAQAFNRVPLNIQEFVELNEANRGANVQAVAITAAFLPSIDFLNTLATAGVLAYGGYLTVTGAATVGTVTAFLLYVQLFFRPIQILSQFYTQAQSALAGAERIFRLLDEPAQLQDAEGARTMPPIQGEVQFEQVTFGYNPNQPVLKSVSLHAKPGQMIALVGPTGAGKSTIINLILRFYDVSEGRVLIDGIDLRTVTQSSLRRQIGLVLQDNILFTGTVAENIAFGRPQATQAEIESAAQIANVHEFITQLPQGYATLIGERGVNLSQGQRQLMSIARAVLVNPRILILDEATSSIDTRTEALVQEAIARLLSDRTSFVIAHRLSTVTQADQVLVVQQGQIVERGTHTELIEKQGIYANLYALQLGSS; translated from the coding sequence ATGGTGAGAGCTGAGCGATCGCGGAGTGACTTCTGCCAGGAACGGGCTGAACGGGACCAATCATGTCTTAAAATTTCTCCCGAAGTGACTAAAAACTGGGCAAATTGTAATGGTTGTTTACAGCGATCGCTACAAGACTTAGGACACTTTGGTAGAAAAATCGAATTGTCTCCTGGTCGCATACGATGGGTGGAGTGTTGCAGAGCGATCGCCATGAGAGGGTTTGCCCCCGTCGTTGCCCCAGACCATAAAGCCAGCCAGCAGATCCCAACACTGCGGCGACTGCTGAGCTATTTACGACCTCACCGCAAAGAGATCCCCATCGCACTATCCATGGTGGCGATCGGTGCGGCCACGCAATCTGTAGGTCCATTTTTGATTGGCTGGTCGATTGACCATCTTATCAGTGCGGGTAATCTGCGCGGCTTGTTGCTGATGATGGGCTTCCTGACGGTGATTTATATCAGCGGCATTCAAGCGATTCGACAACAGATCATCCGAGTGGGGGCGATCGTGCAACGGGTGCTGGCGCAGTTGCGACAGGATATTTTTGTCAAAGTGCAGAGCTTGCCCATCAGTTTTTTCGATCGCAGTGAGGCAGGCGATCTGATGAGCCGTCTGCTCAACGATGTCAGTGTGATTAATCAGGCATTTGGGCAAACCGTCGCGCAGATGTTGGGCAACTTGTTTAGCTTGGTCGGCATCATCATCGCGATGTTGCTGATTCATTTGCAACTCGGCTTGCTCAGCAATCTGATTGTGCCCGTCATGATCTTCACTACAGGGTTGTTTGCTCGGTGGGCAAGAGCACGCTTTCGAGTCACCCGTGAAACCATTGGGGAACTCTCGACCAAAATCGAAGAAGACATCGGTAGTGTACGAGAGGCACAGGCATTTAATCGCGTTCCCCTGAATATTCAGGAGTTTGTCGAGTTAAATGAGGCAAACCGGGGGGCGAATGTGCAGGCAGTCGCGATTACAGCCGCGTTTTTGCCCTCCATTGATTTTCTCAATACCCTGGCAACGGCAGGCGTGCTGGCGTATGGTGGCTATCTCACGGTAACTGGAGCCGCAACCGTCGGCACCGTGACCGCATTCCTGCTGTATGTGCAGTTGTTCTTTCGCCCAATCCAGATTCTCAGCCAGTTTTACACACAGGCGCAATCTGCTTTGGCAGGGGCGGAGCGAATCTTTCGCCTGTTAGACGAACCAGCGCAATTGCAAGATGCAGAAGGGGCACGCACCATGCCCCCAATTCAAGGTGAAGTGCAATTTGAGCAGGTCACCTTTGGCTACAACCCTAATCAGCCCGTGCTCAAGTCTGTTTCGCTACACGCCAAACCGGGACAGATGATTGCCCTGGTCGGTCCAACTGGGGCCGGAAAGAGCACCATCATTAACCTGATCCTGCGGTTTTATGATGTCAGCGAGGGCAGAGTCCTGATCGATGGGATCGATCTGCGTACGGTGACGCAAAGCAGCCTGCGTCGTCAGATTGGGCTGGTGCTGCAAGACAATATCCTATTCACAGGCACCGTCGCAGAAAACATCGCCTTTGGTCGCCCACAAGCCACTCAAGCGGAGATTGAATCTGCTGCCCAGATCGCTAACGTGCATGAATTCATCACGCAACTACCGCAGGGCTACGCTACCTTGATCGGTGAACGAGGGGTCAACCTGAGTCAGGGACAACGGCAGTTGATGAGCATTGCTCGTGCCGTTTTGGTGAATCCCCGGATTCTGATTTTGGATGAGGCGACCAGCAGCATCGATACCCGCACTGAAGCACTGGTACAAGAGGCGATCGCCCGTTTGTTGAGCGATCGCACCAGTTTTGTCATCGCTCATCGCCTCAGTACCGTCACCCAGGCAGACCAGGTGCTCGTGGTGCAACAGGGGCAAATCGTGGAGCGAGGCACTCATACCGAGTTAATTGAGAAACAAGGAATCTATGCCAATCTCTATGCCCTTCAACTCGGTAGCAGTTAA
- the dnaG gene encoding DNA primase: MSPRLHPDTIEEVKQRVDIVDVVSEHVVLRKRGKDFTGLCPFHDDKSPSFSVSPGKQFYYCFSCGAGGNAIKFLMELGKQSFGDVVLELARRYQVPIKTLEPEQRQELQRQLSLREQLYEILALTTKFYEHALRQPTGEKALTYLLTTRQFGEETIQQFQLGYAPGGWQTLYGYLVEQKRFPVELVEQAGLIVPRQGGGGYYDRFRDRLMIPIHDLQGRTIGFGGRTLSDEQPKYLNSPETELFDKGKTLFALDLARAAIAKEDRAVVVEGYFDAIALHAAGITNAVASLGTALSLVQVKQLLRYTESKQIVFNFDDDSAGQRAAERAIGEVADLAYRGEVQLRVLNLPDGKDPDEFLKTHSPADYRDLLTDAPLWIDWQIQQILAGTELDKADQFQQGTEAIAKLLGNLPNASLRTHYIHHCAELLSQGNARLALQLESDLRTQVRGQRWHGRSQRWQSAGDRTLLAESEAQLLRLYLHVPEQRPTIIEALEERDLDFSISHHRLLWQQILELEEGTSIGSDAHSLIQQVQDRYTEVTNHPEIQALFQLNEKTRRDIVRAPLVIRAAIASMERVMCEKRRRHFIELWKQTDCITDPEESQRLQYQINAETQRIEALDRQQRQVTFEDLTQTAWVGDVDQFTESVQV; the protein is encoded by the coding sequence ATGTCTCCCCGTCTCCACCCCGACACGATCGAAGAGGTTAAGCAGCGCGTTGACATTGTAGACGTAGTGTCAGAGCATGTCGTGCTGCGCAAGCGGGGCAAGGATTTTACGGGGTTGTGTCCGTTTCACGATGACAAGTCGCCCAGTTTTAGTGTTAGTCCCGGTAAGCAGTTCTACTACTGCTTTAGCTGTGGGGCAGGGGGCAATGCCATCAAGTTTTTGATGGAGTTGGGCAAGCAGTCCTTTGGGGATGTGGTGCTGGAGTTGGCACGGCGATATCAAGTGCCGATCAAAACGCTGGAGCCAGAGCAACGGCAGGAGCTACAACGGCAATTGTCGCTGCGGGAACAGCTCTATGAGATTTTGGCGTTAACAACAAAGTTTTATGAACACGCCCTGCGACAGCCCACCGGGGAAAAAGCATTGACCTATCTCCTGACAACGCGACAATTTGGTGAGGAGACGATCCAGCAGTTTCAGTTGGGCTATGCTCCAGGCGGGTGGCAGACGCTCTATGGCTATTTGGTAGAGCAAAAGCGGTTCCCTGTGGAGTTGGTAGAGCAGGCAGGGCTGATTGTGCCGCGTCAGGGGGGTGGGGGCTACTACGATCGGTTTCGCGATCGCCTGATGATCCCGATTCACGATTTGCAGGGTCGCACCATCGGCTTTGGGGGTAGGACGCTATCGGATGAACAGCCGAAATACCTCAACTCCCCTGAAACGGAGCTATTTGACAAGGGCAAAACGCTGTTTGCGCTGGATCTTGCCAGAGCCGCGATCGCCAAGGAAGATCGGGCGGTGGTCGTGGAGGGCTATTTTGATGCGATCGCCCTCCATGCGGCAGGTATCACCAATGCGGTCGCTTCCCTGGGGACGGCTCTCAGTCTGGTGCAGGTGAAACAACTCTTGCGCTACACCGAGTCCAAGCAGATCGTGTTCAACTTCGACGATGACTCAGCAGGGCAACGGGCGGCAGAACGGGCGATCGGAGAGGTGGCGGATCTGGCGTACCGGGGAGAGGTGCAGTTGCGGGTGCTCAACCTGCCGGATGGCAAAGACCCGGATGAGTTTCTCAAGACCCACAGTCCTGCTGATTACCGCGATTTATTGACCGATGCGCCGCTGTGGATCGACTGGCAGATCCAGCAGATTTTAGCGGGAACGGAGCTCGATAAAGCTGACCAGTTTCAGCAGGGGACGGAGGCGATCGCCAAGTTATTAGGCAACCTGCCCAATGCCAGTCTGCGGACGCACTACATTCACCACTGTGCTGAACTGCTGAGCCAGGGCAATGCCCGCTTAGCCCTGCAACTGGAATCCGACCTGCGAACGCAGGTGCGGGGGCAACGCTGGCATGGGCGATCGCAACGCTGGCAGAGTGCGGGCGATCGGACGTTGTTAGCGGAGTCAGAAGCTCAACTGTTGCGGCTATATTTGCACGTTCCGGAGCAGCGTCCCACGATCATTGAAGCCCTGGAGGAGCGGGATCTGGATTTCAGCATCTCTCACCATCGGCTTCTCTGGCAGCAGATTTTGGAGCTAGAGGAAGGCACTTCCATTGGTTCTGACGCGCATTCCCTGATTCAGCAAGTGCAGGATCGCTACACGGAGGTGACCAATCATCCAGAGATCCAAGCGTTGTTTCAACTCAACGAAAAGACTCGACGAGATATTGTGCGGGCACCGTTGGTCATTCGGGCGGCGATCGCCAGCATGGAACGGGTGATGTGCGAGAAACGGCGGCGACACTTCATCGAACTCTGGAAGCAGACCGATTGCATCACCGATCCCGAAGAGAGCCAACGCCTACAGTACCAAATTAATGCCGAAACTCAGCGTATTGAAGCCCTCGATCGGCAACAGCGACAGGTCACATTTGAGGATTTGACTCAAACGGCATGGGTGGGCGATGTGGATCAGTTCACTGAGTCCGTGCAGGTGTAA
- the tftA gene encoding hormogonium tapered terminus morphoprotein TftA, which produces MGRIFISAGHGGFEGRTRDPGSVVGNTTEAQEMILIRDLVAPELRSRGFEVLSVPDDLSSMQTLDWINARARTGDVALEIQANAFSNPATRGTSVYYISNNDQRKAHAELLLLALLRRVPQLQSRGAKADTTAALGSLVFCRQVVPPSLLMEIGFLSNPDDRAIIQTRRRDVALGIADGLASWSRAVSGISPTPTPTPTPPAYSTVDININGGIYDEKGIIVNGNAYIPIDLADQLGVNLARSPEIRRISYRNVVYIKAIELRAFNISVSWESSTRTIVLRSVSVICPGLIDRIMGHGNTSEVQLMMFLKSNNEDALVRFPDLPKLYREESAIEGVNHDIAFCQMCVETAFLRFGTSISPEQNNFGGIAAVGGDEDGATFPSARIGVRAQIQHLKAYASTAPLVQELVDPRFRFVTRGVAPLIDQLSGRWAADLQYGTKVMAILRRLYESAGLL; this is translated from the coding sequence ATGGGACGGATCTTTATCTCAGCCGGACATGGTGGATTTGAAGGCAGAACTCGTGATCCAGGCTCAGTTGTGGGCAACACCACCGAAGCGCAGGAGATGATCTTAATTCGAGATTTGGTCGCTCCAGAGTTGCGATCGCGCGGGTTTGAAGTGCTCTCAGTACCAGATGACCTGAGTTCGATGCAAACGCTGGATTGGATTAACGCTCGTGCTCGCACTGGAGATGTAGCCCTGGAAATTCAAGCCAATGCCTTTTCCAATCCAGCTACACGCGGCACCAGTGTCTATTACATCTCTAATAATGATCAGCGCAAAGCCCATGCGGAGTTGTTGCTGTTAGCCCTGCTGCGGCGTGTGCCCCAACTGCAAAGCCGGGGAGCCAAAGCCGACACTACTGCTGCTCTGGGTAGCCTGGTCTTTTGCCGTCAGGTCGTGCCCCCATCTTTGTTGATGGAAATCGGCTTCCTTTCTAATCCAGACGATCGCGCCATTATTCAGACGCGCCGCCGTGATGTGGCGTTGGGCATCGCCGATGGGTTGGCATCCTGGAGCCGAGCAGTGTCAGGGATCTCGCCGACCCCGACGCCGACCCCTACACCACCTGCCTACTCGACCGTCGATATCAATATCAACGGTGGTATCTACGACGAAAAAGGCATCATCGTTAATGGCAATGCTTACATTCCCATTGATTTAGCCGATCAACTGGGGGTAAACCTGGCGCGATCGCCTGAAATTCGCCGTATCAGCTATCGAAATGTGGTCTATATCAAAGCGATCGAGCTACGAGCTTTTAATATCTCGGTTAGTTGGGAATCCTCAACCCGTACCATTGTGTTGCGATCGGTGTCTGTTATCTGCCCAGGGCTGATCGATCGCATCATGGGGCATGGCAACACCTCAGAAGTGCAACTGATGATGTTTCTTAAGAGCAACAATGAGGATGCTCTGGTGCGCTTTCCTGACCTGCCCAAGCTCTACCGCGAAGAATCGGCGATCGAAGGCGTCAACCACGACATCGCCTTTTGCCAGATGTGCGTCGAAACGGCATTTTTGCGGTTTGGTACGAGCATCAGCCCCGAACAAAATAATTTTGGGGGCATTGCAGCAGTGGGTGGCGATGAAGATGGAGCCACCTTTCCCAGTGCACGTATTGGGGTGAGGGCGCAGATTCAGCACCTCAAAGCCTACGCCAGCACTGCACCCCTCGTCCAGGAGTTGGTCGATCCTCGATTCCGATTTGTCACACGAGGAGTCGCCCCCCTGATTGACCAGCTAAGTGGACGGTGGGCAGCCGATCTGCAATATGGCACTAAAGTTATGGCAATCTTGCGGCGACTCTACGAATCCGCCGGACTGCTGTAA
- a CDS encoding YbaB/EbfC family nucleoid-associated protein, with amino-acid sequence MTKGQGQGFGFGLGKMKELTEAFKKAQQVQEGAKKLQEELEAMELVGEAGGGLVKVTMSGNQEPRRVEISPDVLGEGAEVLSDLVLAATKDAYNKSTATMRERMEELTGGLNLPGM; translated from the coding sequence ATGACAAAAGGACAGGGACAAGGATTTGGCTTTGGTCTTGGCAAGATGAAAGAGCTGACCGAAGCATTTAAGAAAGCGCAGCAGGTGCAAGAAGGTGCTAAAAAGCTGCAAGAAGAATTAGAAGCGATGGAACTGGTGGGCGAAGCCGGTGGTGGGCTAGTCAAAGTGACGATGAGCGGCAACCAGGAACCCCGCCGAGTGGAAATCTCCCCCGATGTCTTGGGTGAAGGGGCAGAAGTCCTTTCGGATTTGGTGTTGGCAGCAACTAAGGACGCTTACAACAAATCCACCGCCACTATGCGGGAGCGGATGGAAGAATTGACAGGCGGTTTGAACCTCCCTGGCATGTAA
- a CDS encoding HD domain-containing protein → MSETFTLPLGNRFNQCGHLARDSFILKISNAQPSTFCPHSLFPTPLPPMSRLHQQIQFILEIDKLKLVLRQTLLTDGSRRENSAEHSWHLAMMAMLLAEYAPEPVEVLRVMKMLLIHDLVEIDAGDTFCYDVQGNLDKAEREQQAADRLFGLLPPEQGVELRSLWEEFEAQTTVEARFAAALDRLQPLLHNQQTQGGTWRIHGVTRDRVMKRVEAIETGSPELWVYVQAVIDECVAAGYLMVGNGE, encoded by the coding sequence GTGAGCGAGACGTTCACACTCCCTTTAGGCAATCGTTTTAACCAGTGTGGGCATCTTGCTCGCGACTCATTCATCCTCAAGATCAGCAACGCCCAACCCTCTACCTTCTGCCCTCATTCCCTATTCCCCACTCCCTTACCTCCCATGTCTCGGCTTCACCAACAAATTCAGTTCATCCTCGAAATCGACAAACTCAAACTGGTTTTGCGTCAAACCCTTTTAACGGATGGATCGCGCCGCGAAAACAGTGCCGAACACTCCTGGCATCTGGCCATGATGGCGATGTTATTGGCGGAATATGCGCCAGAGCCAGTAGAGGTGCTGCGGGTTATGAAAATGCTGCTGATTCACGATTTGGTGGAAATCGACGCAGGTGATACTTTCTGTTATGACGTGCAGGGCAACTTAGACAAAGCCGAACGGGAACAGCAAGCGGCAGATCGCCTGTTTGGGCTGTTACCACCGGAGCAAGGGGTAGAGTTGCGATCGCTCTGGGAGGAATTTGAAGCACAAACCACCGTTGAGGCTCGCTTTGCGGCAGCCCTTGATCGTTTGCAACCACTGCTCCACAATCAGCAGACTCAGGGGGGAACCTGGCGGATTCACGGGGTCACACGCGATCGCGTCATGAAACGAGTAGAGGCGATCGAGACAGGTTCCCCAGAGTTGTGGGTGTATGTTCAGGCGGTGATTGATGAGTGTGTTGCAGCAGGATATTTGATGGTAGGGAATGGGGAGTAG
- a CDS encoding PhzF family phenazine biosynthesis protein, with the protein MGFHLTQVDAFTDQPFAGNPAAVVILPEPQTDSWLQNVAREMNLSETAFLLRQDDGFQLRWFTPTVEVPLCGHATLASAHALWAEGYLAPTEEARFHTLSGVLTAKKQGDWIELNFPPKYAKLVEAPAAIAEALGVPFTSVSLTEPFAYVVEVESEEIVRSLQPNFALLRSLPAEGVIVTSRASTPGFDFVSRFFAPNLGINEDPVTGAAHCCLATYWSDRLGKSEFLAYQASERGGVLRVRYDGTGDRDQRRVCLSGQAVTVMRGELVL; encoded by the coding sequence ATGGGATTTCACCTGACTCAAGTTGATGCCTTCACTGACCAACCCTTTGCTGGAAATCCAGCCGCAGTCGTCATCTTGCCTGAACCGCAAACAGACTCCTGGCTACAAAACGTTGCCCGTGAAATGAACCTGTCAGAAACAGCGTTTCTGCTTCGTCAAGACGATGGCTTTCAGCTACGCTGGTTTACCCCTACGGTTGAAGTGCCCTTGTGTGGTCATGCCACGCTGGCAAGTGCTCATGCACTCTGGGCTGAAGGCTACTTAGCCCCAACAGAGGAAGCCCGTTTTCATACCTTAAGTGGCGTGTTGACTGCAAAAAAACAGGGTGATTGGATCGAACTCAACTTTCCGCCCAAATATGCCAAGCTCGTTGAAGCCCCTGCGGCGATCGCTGAGGCTCTGGGGGTGCCGTTCACCAGCGTCAGCCTGACCGAACCCTTTGCCTATGTGGTTGAAGTCGAGTCCGAGGAAATCGTGCGATCGCTCCAACCCAATTTTGCGCTGTTGCGATCGCTACCCGCCGAAGGGGTGATTGTCACCAGTCGCGCCAGCACCCCCGGATTTGATTTTGTCTCCCGCTTTTTTGCGCCCAATCTGGGCATTAACGAAGACCCCGTGACAGGTGCCGCCCACTGCTGTCTCGCGACCTACTGGAGCGATCGCCTGGGTAAATCTGAGTTCCTTGCCTATCAAGCCTCTGAGCGTGGAGGCGTATTGCGCGTGCGGTATGATGGCACTGGCGATCGCGACCAACGTCGGGTATGTCTGTCGGGGCAAGCCGTCACCGTCATGCGAGGAGAACTAGTGTTGTGA
- a CDS encoding class I SAM-dependent methyltransferase, translating into MDVQSANNIQTAYNTWSSTYDVDVNLTRDLDQQVTQETLFGSRYRSVIELGCGTGKNTLFLSQIADQVYAIDFSAFMLEKAKEKVTLANVSFALGDLTQRWNYEEQSADLITCNLVLEHIDDLSFIFSEAARVLVSGGRFFISELHPFRQYRGTKANFQRDDSTTEIHAFVHHISDFIKAAKTHHFILEDLQEWWHERDQDKPPRLISFLWRSP; encoded by the coding sequence ATGGACGTTCAATCGGCAAACAACATCCAGACAGCATACAACACCTGGTCAAGTACCTACGATGTTGATGTGAATCTGACACGCGATCTCGATCAACAGGTTACTCAAGAAACCCTGTTTGGTTCTCGTTACCGCTCTGTGATTGAGTTGGGCTGTGGAACGGGCAAGAATACGCTTTTTCTGTCCCAAATTGCAGATCAAGTGTATGCCATTGATTTCTCAGCATTCATGCTCGAAAAAGCCAAAGAAAAAGTCACTCTAGCCAATGTTTCATTTGCTTTGGGAGATCTCACACAGCGATGGAACTATGAGGAGCAATCTGCTGATCTCATTACTTGCAATTTAGTTTTAGAACACATCGACGATCTCTCATTTATCTTCTCAGAGGCGGCTCGTGTGTTAGTCAGTGGGGGACGATTTTTCATCTCAGAACTGCACCCCTTCAGGCAATATCGAGGAACCAAGGCAAACTTTCAACGGGATGACTCGACAACTGAAATTCATGCATTTGTACATCACATCTCTGACTTTATAAAGGCAGCAAAAACTCATCATTTTATCCTTGAAGATCTTCAGGAGTGGTGGCATGAACGCGATCAAGACAAACCACCACGGTTGATCTCCTTCTTGTGGCGATCGCCCTAG